The Streptomyces sp. NBC_00440 genome contains a region encoding:
- a CDS encoding PadR family transcriptional regulator gives MVTLHERPMHPYEIAQTLRQRGKEQSVKINFGSLYTVVQNLEKHGFVEVADVQRQGNRPERTLYGLTDSGRTEMLDWMSDLLAVPAAEFPLFGTALSFLGVLPPGEAMALLAERLGSLDVEAASLRGALHKLYETLPRIFLVEIEYKLHMIEAEADWIRTLRTEVADGSLSGLDGWRSLHETGEIPPEWRALEERNPAGTSRAHDSGRD, from the coding sequence ATGGTGACGCTGCACGAACGCCCCATGCATCCGTACGAGATCGCGCAGACGCTCCGACAGCGCGGCAAGGAGCAGAGCGTCAAGATCAATTTCGGCTCGCTCTACACGGTCGTGCAGAACCTGGAGAAGCACGGCTTCGTGGAGGTCGCCGATGTGCAGCGGCAGGGCAACCGACCCGAGCGCACTCTGTACGGCCTCACCGACAGCGGCCGTACGGAGATGCTCGACTGGATGTCCGATCTGCTGGCCGTCCCGGCGGCCGAGTTCCCGTTGTTCGGGACCGCGCTGTCGTTCCTGGGGGTGCTGCCGCCCGGTGAGGCGATGGCGCTCCTCGCGGAGCGGCTCGGCTCGCTCGATGTGGAGGCCGCCTCACTGCGGGGTGCGCTGCACAAGCTGTACGAGACGCTGCCCCGGATCTTCCTGGTGGAGATCGAGTACAAACTGCACATGATCGAGGCCGAGGCCGACTGGATCCGCACGCTCCGCACGGAGGTCGCGGACGGGTCGCTCAGTGGTCTCGACGGATGGCGGTCTCTGCACGAGACCGGTGAAATTCCGCCCGAATGGCGGGCGTTGGAGGAGAGGAACCCAGCAGGCACAAGCCGCGCACACGAC
- a CDS encoding RluA family pseudouridine synthase, with translation MRRKTSRLPGPLPQREGIDAVRLRLPVDGAWTTVREHLAERLPGGAAEVDAMLRRGAFVGVDGPVLADTPYLPGASVWFHRDFPDEVPVPFAITVRYRDEHIVVADKPHFLATTPRGRHITQTALARLRKDLGLPALSPAHRLDRLTAGLVLFSVRPEERGAYQTLFRDRKVHKEYEGVAPYRAGLELPHVSRSRIEKVPGIVAAFETPGEPNSETRIEAAGRRGDLARYRLTPVTGRTHQLRVHMNALGVPLLGDPFFPVVTDPPPDDFRRPLQLLARVLEFTDPVTGTEHRFESGRSLLAWTAYDEWAAGR, from the coding sequence ATGAGACGCAAGACTTCCCGGCTCCCGGGCCCCCTGCCCCAGCGCGAGGGCATCGACGCGGTGCGCTTGCGGCTTCCCGTGGACGGTGCGTGGACCACCGTCAGGGAGCACCTGGCCGAGCGGCTGCCGGGCGGCGCCGCCGAGGTCGACGCCATGCTGCGGAGGGGCGCGTTCGTCGGGGTGGACGGTCCGGTCCTGGCCGATACCCCTTATCTGCCGGGCGCCTCGGTCTGGTTCCACCGGGACTTCCCCGACGAGGTACCCGTACCGTTCGCCATCACTGTGCGCTACCGCGACGAGCACATCGTCGTCGCCGACAAACCGCACTTCCTGGCCACCACCCCGCGGGGCAGGCACATCACCCAGACCGCGCTGGCACGGCTGCGCAAGGATCTCGGGCTGCCCGCGCTGAGCCCGGCCCACCGGCTGGACCGGCTGACCGCGGGGCTTGTGCTGTTCTCCGTGCGGCCCGAGGAGCGCGGCGCCTACCAGACGCTGTTCCGGGACCGGAAGGTACACAAGGAGTACGAGGGCGTCGCCCCGTACCGGGCCGGTCTTGAACTGCCGCACGTCTCCCGCAGCCGTATCGAGAAGGTGCCGGGGATCGTCGCCGCTTTCGAGACACCCGGCGAGCCGAACAGCGAGACCCGGATCGAAGCGGCCGGCCGCAGGGGGGACCTCGCGCGCTACCGGCTCACCCCGGTCACGGGCCGTACGCACCAGCTGCGCGTCCATATGAACGCGCTGGGCGTCCCGCTGCTCGGCGACCCGTTCTTCCCGGTGGTCACCGACCCGCCGCCGGACGACTTCCGCAGGCCGCTGCAACTCCTCGCCCGGGTACTGGAGTTCACCGACCCGGTCACCGGCACCGAGCACCGCTTCGAGAGCGGCCGTTCGCTCCTGGCCTGGACGGCGTACGACGAGTGGGCCGCAGGCCGCTGA
- a CDS encoding DEAD/DEAH box helicase, which yields MTEDLSPAERYAAARIRAVEDATALAPFRGMYDFDLDPFQIEACRALEAGKGVLVAAPTGSGKTIVGEFAVHLALEQGRKCFYTTPIKALSNQKYADLARRYGADKVGLLTGDNSVNADAPVVVMTTEVLRNMLYAGSQALLGLGYVVMDEVHYLSDRFRGAVWEEVIIHLPDSVTLVSLSATVSNAEEFGDWLDTVRGDTEVIVSEHRPVPLWQHVLAGRRMYDLFEESTDHGGRGGAKREVNPDLLRMARQENQRTYNPRDRRRGKMVREADRERERRSRSRVWTPSRAEVIARLDAEGLLPAITFIFSRAGCEAAVQQCLYAGLRLNSDEARSKVREIVEERTAAIPREDLHVLGYYEWLEGLERGIAAHHAGMLPTFKEVVEELFVRGLVKAVFATETLALGINMPARTVVLEKLVKWNGEQHADITPGEYTQLTGRAGRRGIDIEGHAVVLWQRAMDPGALAGLAGTRTYPLRSSFRPSYNMAVNLVQQFGRHRSRELLETSFAQFQADKSVVGISKQVQKNEEGIAGYREGMTCHLGDFEEYARLRRDLKDRETELAKQGAVQRRAAAADALEKLRAGDVIHVPTGKFAGLALVLDPGLPAGRANGHRGFEAYDGPRPLVLTAERQVKRLAAMDFPVPVETLDRMRIPKSFNAKSPQSRRDLASALRTKAGHIVPDRHRKPRAAAADDREIARLRTELRAHPCHGCDEREDHARWAERYHRLQRDTRQLERRIEGRTNTIARTFDRIYALLTELDYLRGDKSTEHGKRLARLYGELDLLASECLRAGVWEGLSPAELAACASALVFEARQSDDAVAPKVPAGAAKTALGEMVRIWGRLDALEEDFKINQTEGVGQREPDLGFAWAAYQWASGRGLDEVLRDAEMPAGDFVRWCKQVIDVLGQIAAAAPGENSTVSRNARKAVDAVRRGVVAYSSVG from the coding sequence ATGACCGAGGACCTTTCGCCCGCTGAGCGTTATGCAGCCGCCCGCATCCGCGCCGTCGAGGACGCCACTGCGCTGGCCCCTTTCCGCGGCATGTACGACTTCGATCTCGATCCGTTCCAGATCGAGGCGTGCCGGGCCCTGGAGGCGGGCAAGGGTGTGCTCGTCGCGGCACCCACCGGCTCGGGCAAGACGATCGTCGGCGAGTTCGCCGTGCACCTGGCCCTGGAGCAGGGCCGCAAGTGCTTCTACACCACCCCGATCAAGGCCCTGTCCAACCAGAAGTACGCGGACCTGGCGCGGCGGTACGGGGCGGACAAGGTCGGCCTGCTCACCGGCGACAACAGCGTGAACGCGGACGCCCCGGTGGTCGTCATGACCACCGAGGTCCTGCGGAACATGCTGTACGCGGGCTCGCAGGCGCTCCTGGGGCTCGGCTATGTGGTGATGGACGAGGTGCACTACCTCTCCGACCGCTTCCGCGGCGCCGTGTGGGAGGAGGTGATCATCCATCTGCCCGATTCGGTGACCCTGGTGTCGCTCTCCGCGACCGTGTCCAACGCCGAGGAGTTCGGCGACTGGCTGGACACCGTCCGCGGCGACACCGAAGTGATCGTCTCCGAGCACCGGCCCGTCCCGCTCTGGCAGCACGTGCTCGCCGGGCGCCGGATGTACGACCTCTTCGAGGAGTCCACGGACCACGGCGGGCGGGGCGGAGCCAAGCGCGAGGTCAACCCGGACCTGCTGCGGATGGCCCGGCAGGAGAACCAGCGCACGTACAACCCGCGGGACCGCCGTCGCGGCAAGATGGTGCGCGAGGCGGACCGCGAGCGCGAGCGGCGCTCCCGCAGCCGGGTCTGGACCCCCAGCAGGGCCGAGGTCATCGCCCGGCTCGACGCCGAGGGGCTGCTGCCCGCCATCACCTTCATCTTCAGCAGGGCCGGCTGCGAGGCCGCGGTCCAGCAGTGCCTCTACGCGGGGCTGCGGCTCAACTCCGACGAGGCGCGCTCCAAGGTCCGCGAGATCGTCGAGGAGCGCACCGCCGCCATCCCGCGCGAGGACCTCCACGTCCTCGGGTACTACGAGTGGCTGGAAGGCCTGGAGCGGGGCATCGCCGCGCACCACGCCGGGATGCTGCCGACCTTCAAGGAGGTCGTCGAGGAGCTCTTCGTGCGCGGGCTGGTGAAGGCCGTGTTCGCGACGGAGACCCTGGCGCTCGGCATCAACATGCCCGCCCGCACGGTGGTCCTGGAGAAGCTCGTCAAGTGGAACGGCGAGCAGCACGCCGACATCACCCCCGGCGAGTACACCCAGCTGACCGGCCGGGCCGGGCGGCGCGGCATCGACATCGAGGGCCACGCCGTGGTGCTCTGGCAGCGCGCCATGGACCCCGGCGCGCTCGCGGGCCTCGCCGGAACCCGTACCTACCCGCTGCGCTCCAGCTTCCGGCCCTCGTACAACATGGCCGTCAATCTGGTGCAGCAGTTCGGCCGGCACCGTTCGCGGGAGCTGCTCGAAACGTCCTTCGCGCAGTTCCAGGCCGACAAGTCGGTCGTCGGAATCTCCAAGCAGGTGCAGAAGAACGAGGAGGGCATCGCCGGCTACCGCGAAGGCATGACCTGCCACCTCGGGGACTTCGAGGAGTACGCGAGGCTGCGCCGGGACCTCAAGGACCGCGAGACGGAGCTGGCCAAGCAGGGGGCCGTGCAGCGGCGGGCCGCCGCCGCTGACGCCCTGGAGAAGCTCAGGGCGGGTGACGTCATCCATGTGCCGACCGGCAAGTTCGCCGGCCTCGCACTGGTCCTGGACCCGGGGCTGCCGGCCGGGCGGGCCAACGGGCACCGCGGCTTCGAGGCGTACGACGGGCCGCGGCCGCTGGTGCTCACCGCCGAGCGGCAGGTCAAGCGGCTCGCCGCGATGGACTTCCCGGTGCCGGTCGAGACCCTGGACCGGATGCGGATCCCGAAGTCGTTCAACGCGAAGTCGCCCCAGTCCAGGCGCGATCTGGCGTCCGCGCTGCGGACCAAGGCCGGGCACATCGTGCCCGACCGGCACCGCAAACCGCGGGCCGCTGCCGCCGACGACCGGGAGATCGCCCGGCTCCGTACCGAGCTGCGCGCGCATCCCTGCCACGGCTGCGACGAGCGGGAGGACCACGCCCGCTGGGCCGAGCGCTACCACCGGCTGCAGCGCGACACCCGTCAGCTGGAGCGCCGGATCGAGGGGCGGACCAACACCATCGCCCGCACCTTCGACCGGATCTACGCCCTGCTGACCGAGCTGGACTACCTCAGGGGCGACAAGTCGACCGAGCACGGCAAGCGCCTCGCCCGGCTCTACGGCGAGCTGGACCTGCTGGCGTCCGAGTGTCTGCGGGCCGGTGTCTGGGAAGGTCTCAGCCCCGCCGAACTGGCCGCGTGCGCCTCGGCCCTGGTCTTCGAGGCGCGCCAGTCCGACGACGCCGTCGCGCCCAAGGTCCCCGCCGGTGCGGCGAAGACCGCGCTGGGCGAGATGGTCCGGATCTGGGGCAGGCTCGACGCCCTGGAGGAGGACTTCAAGATCAACCAGACGGAGGGCGTGGGCCAGCGCGAACCCGACCTCGGCTTCGCCTGGGCGGCCTACCAGTGGGCATCCGGCCGGGGCCTCGACGAGGTGCTGCGCGACGCCGAGATGCCGGCCGGTGACTTCGTCCGCTGGTGCAAGCAGGTCATCGACGTCCTGGGCCAGATCGCGGCGGCGGCCCCCGGCGAGAACAGCACGGTCTCGCGCAACGCCCGCAAGGCGGTCGACGCGGTGCGGCGGGGCGTGGTGGCGTACAGCTCGGTGGGCTGA
- a CDS encoding diacylglycerol kinase has translation MTSEITLFVNPTAGRGRGAHAAQPAASALRDAGFSVRTVLGSDAPDALRRAREAVREGTGALIAVGGDGMISLALQAVAGTRTPLGVVAVGTGNDFARGLGLPVRDPAAAGRSVAGALKGGNIREIDLGRVVPGDGAGQNDGVEPGDRADNTGVRPAGERWFGSVLAAGFDSRVNDRGNRMRWPAGRLKYDLAMVAELAAFRPLPYRLVLDGGPAREIEATLVAVGNGPSYGGGMKICAGAELDDGLLDVTVVGACSRTTLVRVFPKVYRGTHLGHPAVTSYRVRRIELGAAGVTGYADGEPLGALPLTAECVPGAVRVIGC, from the coding sequence GTGACCAGCGAGATCACCCTCTTCGTCAATCCCACCGCAGGACGCGGCCGGGGCGCGCACGCCGCGCAGCCGGCCGCTTCCGCGTTGCGGGACGCAGGTTTCTCCGTACGTACGGTGCTCGGCAGCGACGCGCCCGACGCGCTGCGCCGGGCGCGCGAGGCGGTTCGGGAGGGGACCGGCGCCCTCATAGCCGTCGGCGGGGACGGCATGATCAGCCTCGCCCTCCAGGCCGTGGCGGGCACCCGCACCCCGCTGGGCGTGGTGGCCGTCGGCACCGGCAACGACTTCGCCCGCGGGCTCGGGCTGCCGGTACGGGACCCGGCGGCGGCGGGCCGCTCGGTGGCCGGGGCGCTCAAGGGCGGGAACATCAGGGAGATCGACCTCGGCCGGGTTGTTCCGGGCGACGGTGCCGGTCAGAACGACGGTGTGGAGCCGGGTGACCGTGCGGACAACACCGGGGTCCGGCCGGCCGGGGAGCGCTGGTTCGGGAGCGTGCTCGCCGCCGGATTCGACTCGCGGGTCAACGACCGCGGCAACCGGATGCGCTGGCCCGCCGGCCGGCTGAAGTACGACCTGGCGATGGTCGCCGAACTGGCCGCCTTCCGGCCGCTCCCGTACCGGCTGGTGCTCGACGGGGGACCGGCGCGCGAGATCGAGGCGACGCTCGTCGCCGTCGGCAACGGACCGTCGTACGGCGGGGGCATGAAGATCTGCGCCGGGGCGGAGCTGGACGACGGTCTTCTCGACGTCACGGTGGTCGGTGCCTGCTCGCGCACCACCCTGGTCAGGGTCTTCCCGAAGGTCTACCGCGGCACCCACCTCGGCCATCCCGCCGTCACCTCGTACCGGGTGCGCAGGATCGAGCTGGGGGCCGCCGGGGTCACCGGGTACGCGGACGGTGAGCCGCTGGGCGCGCTGCCGCTGACCGCCGAGTGCGTGCCGGGCGCGGTCCGGGTCATCGGCTGTTGA
- the tatC gene encoding twin-arginine translocase subunit TatC: protein MLVSARKVDRDPDGRMPLVEHLRELRNRLAKAILAIIVVTIIAAFFYDDIINFFTRPVLHSVGCPTAFADLATQPKGTTCAQITLNGLLGPFTLSLKVSLMAGVVGASPIWLYQLWAFLAPGLHKSEKRYTLGFVGAGVPLFLCGALFAYEVLPTTAKVLINFTPFGVKNLLPLDDLLDLVTRMVVVFGLAFELPLLLVMLNFAGIVTGKRMLGWWRGMVLGITVFAAVATPSTDPLSMLALSAPIWVLYFVATGVSILNDRRRRLRAEEGPGDDEASELDLTPEDIGEVETVPASRVPGQAGSETDGSSPRGLGGYDDVT, encoded by the coding sequence TTGCTCGTGTCTGCCCGCAAAGTGGATAGGGATCCCGATGGGCGTATGCCCCTCGTGGAGCACCTGCGTGAGCTGCGCAATCGCCTGGCGAAGGCGATTCTGGCGATCATCGTGGTCACGATAATCGCCGCTTTCTTCTACGACGACATCATCAACTTCTTCACCCGCCCGGTGCTGCACTCGGTCGGCTGCCCGACAGCCTTCGCCGATCTCGCCACCCAGCCGAAGGGCACGACCTGCGCGCAGATCACGCTCAACGGCCTGCTCGGGCCCTTCACGCTCTCGCTGAAGGTCTCGCTCATGGCCGGAGTCGTGGGAGCGTCACCGATCTGGCTCTACCAGCTGTGGGCATTTCTCGCCCCGGGTCTGCACAAGAGCGAGAAGCGCTACACGCTCGGTTTTGTCGGGGCCGGAGTCCCGCTCTTCCTCTGTGGTGCCCTCTTCGCCTACGAGGTACTCCCGACCACCGCCAAGGTGCTGATCAACTTCACGCCTTTCGGGGTGAAGAACCTCCTGCCGCTCGACGATCTGCTCGATCTCGTCACGCGTATGGTCGTCGTCTTCGGTCTCGCGTTCGAGCTGCCACTGCTGCTCGTGATGCTCAACTTCGCCGGGATCGTCACCGGGAAGCGGATGCTCGGCTGGTGGCGCGGCATGGTCCTCGGGATCACCGTGTTCGCGGCGGTCGCCACGCCGAGTACGGACCCGCTCTCGATGCTGGCGCTGTCCGCCCCGATCTGGGTCCTCTACTTCGTCGCCACCGGCGTCTCGATCCTGAACGACAGGCGGCGCAGGCTCCGTGCCGAGGAGGGCCCCGGCGACGACGAGGCATCCGAGCTCGACCTCACCCCCGAGGACATAGGAGAGGTCGAGACCGTGCCCGCGTCCCGGGTGCCGGGACAGGCCGGCAGTGAGACGGACGGTTCCAGCCCCCGTGGTCTGGGCGGTTACGACGACGTGACCTGA
- the tatA gene encoding Sec-independent protein translocase subunit TatA, with amino-acid sequence MFGRLGAPEIILILVVIVLLFGAKKLPDMARSLGKSARILKSEAKAMKSEGQQTAPADPPQDTNGQTDVPRTIQAAPGDVTSARPVTEPSDSTKR; translated from the coding sequence ATGTTCGGAAGGCTCGGCGCCCCCGAGATCATCCTGATCCTCGTCGTCATCGTCCTGCTGTTCGGTGCGAAGAAGCTTCCGGACATGGCCCGTTCGCTGGGCAAGTCCGCCCGCATCCTCAAGAGCGAGGCCAAGGCGATGAAGTCGGAGGGCCAGCAGACCGCCCCCGCCGACCCGCCGCAGGACACCAACGGCCAGACCGACGTCCCGCGTACGATCCAGGCCGCTCCGGGAGACGTGACCAGCGCCCGTCCCGTGACCGAGCCGTCGGACTCGACCAAGCGCTGA
- a CDS encoding helix-turn-helix transcriptional regulator, with product MATNAIDQTRRMLSLVTYLRERPGARVGDVARAFGITEDELISDLDVLPMCGTSFRGGDLLDIDTDGESIWWHNADDVAAPLRLAADEATALLVAARAVATLPGLREGDRQALLRATAKLEAAAGEVAGASSRLSVTFESEGGVFADVDRAISERRRLWLRYYSPARDELTEREVDPIRLFAVGHTYMEAWCYLSEARRTFRLDRVAGIRLLDEPSAPPELELRDLSAGLVQPAAEDPEVVVETGPGGRWVAEYYPHDSAEELADGGLRITLRTPDPASLRRLALRLGRDGRIVSPGDLAASARLAAREALAAYDGQE from the coding sequence GTGGCTACGAACGCGATCGACCAGACCCGCCGGATGCTGTCCCTGGTGACCTATCTGCGCGAGCGCCCCGGTGCCCGTGTCGGGGATGTCGCGCGGGCCTTCGGCATCACCGAGGACGAGCTGATCTCGGACCTGGACGTGCTGCCCATGTGCGGGACGAGCTTCCGCGGCGGCGACCTCCTCGACATCGACACCGACGGCGAGTCCATCTGGTGGCACAACGCCGACGATGTCGCCGCGCCGCTGCGGCTCGCCGCCGACGAGGCCACGGCCCTGCTGGTGGCAGCGCGTGCAGTGGCGACCCTGCCGGGGCTCCGCGAGGGAGACCGGCAGGCGCTGCTGCGGGCCACCGCGAAGCTGGAGGCCGCGGCCGGCGAGGTGGCGGGCGCCAGCTCCCGGCTCTCGGTGACCTTCGAGTCCGAGGGCGGTGTGTTCGCCGACGTGGACCGGGCCATCTCGGAGCGGCGCAGGCTCTGGCTGCGGTACTACTCGCCGGCCCGCGACGAGCTCACCGAGCGTGAGGTCGACCCGATCAGGCTCTTCGCCGTCGGCCATACGTACATGGAGGCCTGGTGCTACCTCTCCGAGGCCCGTCGCACCTTCCGGCTGGACCGGGTGGCCGGGATCCGGCTGCTCGACGAGCCCTCCGCGCCGCCCGAGCTCGAACTGCGTGACCTGTCGGCGGGGCTCGTCCAGCCCGCGGCCGAGGACCCGGAGGTCGTGGTCGAGACCGGCCCCGGCGGCCGCTGGGTCGCCGAGTACTACCCCCACGACAGCGCGGAGGAGCTCGCCGACGGCGGGCTGCGCATCACTCTGCGCACCCCCGACCCCGCCTCGCTGCGCAGGCTCGCCCTGCGGCTCGGCCGGGACGGGCGCATCGTCTCGCCGGGTGACCTGGCGGCCAGCGCACGTCTCGCGGCCCGTGAGGCCCTCGCCGCCTATGACGGGCAGGAGTAG
- a CDS encoding helix-turn-helix transcriptional regulator, with protein MAIAKAERLMNLALCLLGTRRPLSKRELRGSIEAYLEAGSDESFNRMFERDKDDLRELGLVIETVESLDGDAGYLARRDSNRLPPVALDAEEAAALGLAAKVWQQARLAGAASGALQKLRAAGMPEAEDPYAVQHGALEPRIPVHEAAFEPLMLACRDRRPVVFDYRKANAARPEARQVEPWTLECWRGHWYLAGWDRERGAERVFRLSRITGKVRARPGAFTADVPDVVTVRETVETWAGETATRSARIRLRSGAGYPLRSRATAVRELGDGWDELEIPYGHGLDAWLVEFGPDVIVLDPADLRADVVDRLRAVAKD; from the coding sequence ATGGCGATTGCCAAGGCCGAGCGGCTCATGAATCTGGCGCTGTGCCTGCTCGGAACCAGGCGACCCCTCAGCAAGCGTGAACTGCGGGGGTCCATCGAGGCGTATCTGGAAGCGGGGTCGGACGAGTCCTTCAACCGGATGTTCGAACGGGACAAGGACGATCTGCGTGAACTCGGCCTGGTCATCGAGACGGTCGAGAGTCTGGACGGGGACGCCGGATACCTGGCGCGCCGCGACAGCAACAGGCTTCCGCCGGTCGCACTCGACGCCGAGGAGGCCGCGGCGCTCGGACTGGCCGCCAAGGTCTGGCAGCAGGCGCGGCTGGCCGGCGCGGCCAGCGGCGCCCTGCAGAAACTCCGGGCCGCCGGAATGCCCGAGGCCGAGGACCCGTACGCCGTGCAGCACGGCGCCCTGGAACCGCGCATCCCGGTGCACGAGGCCGCGTTCGAGCCGCTGATGCTGGCCTGCCGCGACCGCCGCCCGGTCGTCTTCGACTACCGCAAGGCCAACGCGGCCCGCCCCGAGGCCCGTCAGGTCGAACCCTGGACGCTGGAGTGCTGGCGCGGCCACTGGTATCTCGCGGGCTGGGACCGTGAGCGCGGCGCCGAGCGGGTGTTCCGGCTCTCCCGTATCACCGGCAAAGTCCGTGCCAGGCCCGGTGCGTTCACCGCCGACGTGCCGGACGTGGTGACCGTACGCGAGACGGTGGAGACCTGGGCGGGCGAGACGGCGACCCGCAGCGCTCGGATCAGGCTGCGCTCCGGCGCCGGTTACCCGCTGCGCTCGCGCGCCACCGCCGTCCGGGAACTCGGCGACGGATGGGACGAGTTGGAGATTCCGTACGGACACGGCCTGGACGCCTGGCTGGTGGAGTTCGGCCCCGACGTGATCGTGCTGGACCCCGCGGATCTGCGGGCCGACGTGGTGGACCGGCTGCGCGCCGTGGCCAAGGACTGA
- a CDS encoding FKBP-type peptidyl-prolyl cis-trans isomerase — protein MSIDKPEVDFPGGEPPAELEIKEIWEGDGAVAKAGDKVKVHYVGVAFSTGEEFDASWNRGTPLEFQLGVGQVISGWDQGVQGMKVGGRRQLTIPAHLAYGDQGAGGRIKPGETLIFVCDLVAV, from the coding sequence GTGAGCATCGACAAGCCCGAGGTCGACTTCCCGGGCGGCGAGCCGCCGGCCGAGCTGGAGATCAAGGAGATCTGGGAGGGCGACGGCGCCGTCGCCAAGGCCGGGGACAAGGTCAAGGTCCACTACGTGGGTGTGGCCTTCTCCACCGGTGAGGAGTTCGACGCGAGCTGGAACCGCGGCACCCCGCTGGAGTTCCAGCTCGGCGTCGGCCAGGTCATCTCCGGCTGGGACCAGGGTGTCCAGGGCATGAAGGTCGGCGGCCGCCGTCAGCTGACCATCCCCGCGCACCTCGCGTACGGAGACCAGGGCGCCGGCGGTCGTATCAAGCCGGGCGAGACGCTGATCTTCGTCTGTGACCTGGTCGCTGTCTGA
- a CDS encoding FKBP-type peptidyl-prolyl cis-trans isomerase — translation MRRRFAALLIVPALVLTACGGGSSKKTDDSSSPPDQSAATAVPKPVDSASPLPTVSGGAGKKATITVPKKDPSGKFVIHTVSEGSGAVVKKNDLVMADFTGKVWKSGKDIGSSFDKGGAPQLITAGSKTIIPAFADAVTGQKIGSRVLVVAPPSAAFGSQGQQQLGVTGKDTLVFALDIKKVIPKKVEGTQAPTSSDLPQVKADKEAPATISVPKSDPPTKLVDKELIQGKGATVKKGQTVYMQYSGAAWKPNEGKSTATLFDSSWKSGTPFQTAIGEGAVIKGWDQGIVGKKVGSRVLLVIPPSLAYGDKAQGTTLPAKSTLVFVVDILAAV, via the coding sequence GTGCGACGCCGTTTTGCTGCCTTGCTCATCGTGCCGGCCCTGGTACTGACCGCCTGCGGAGGTGGGTCCTCCAAGAAGACGGATGACTCGTCCTCACCGCCAGACCAGTCCGCGGCCACGGCCGTGCCCAAGCCGGTCGATTCGGCGTCCCCCCTGCCGACGGTCTCGGGCGGCGCGGGCAAGAAGGCGACCATCACGGTCCCCAAGAAGGACCCGAGCGGCAAGTTCGTCATCCACACTGTCTCCGAAGGCAGTGGCGCCGTGGTCAAGAAGAACGACCTGGTGATGGCCGACTTCACCGGCAAGGTCTGGAAGAGCGGCAAGGACATCGGCAGCTCGTTCGACAAGGGCGGCGCCCCGCAGCTCATCACCGCCGGTTCCAAGACGATCATCCCGGCCTTCGCCGACGCCGTCACCGGCCAGAAGATCGGCAGCCGGGTCCTGGTCGTCGCTCCGCCCAGCGCGGCCTTCGGCAGCCAGGGTCAGCAGCAGCTCGGTGTCACCGGCAAGGACACCCTGGTCTTCGCGCTGGACATCAAGAAGGTGATCCCGAAGAAGGTCGAGGGCACCCAGGCCCCCACCTCCTCCGACCTGCCCCAGGTCAAGGCGGACAAGGAAGCGCCCGCCACCATCTCCGTACCGAAGAGCGACCCGCCGACGAAGCTGGTCGACAAGGAGCTGATCCAGGGCAAGGGCGCCACGGTCAAGAAGGGCCAGACCGTCTACATGCAGTACAGCGGTGCTGCCTGGAAGCCCAACGAGGGCAAGTCCACCGCGACCCTGTTCGACTCGTCCTGGAAGAGCGGCACGCCGTTCCAGACGGCCATCGGTGAGGGCGCCGTCATCAAGGGCTGGGACCAGGGAATCGTCGGCAAGAAGGTCGGCAGCCGGGTCCTGCTGGTGATCCCGCCGTCGCTGGCGTACGGCGACAAGGCCCAGGGCACGACCCTGCCGGCCAAGTCGACGCTGGTCTTCGTCGTCGACATTCTGGCGGCAGTGTAA